One Oncorhynchus mykiss isolate Arlee chromosome 25, USDA_OmykA_1.1, whole genome shotgun sequence genomic window, GGCCCAGCTGGTAGGCCAAGTTCTGTAGCCCTTTGACCTTCTCCATCAGGTTGGCTGTGGTCAGGCTCCCCAGCTCTGTTGGAGGAATACAGTTAGTCAAAACATTGCCTACCTGTGAAAAGACTACGCTCAACAGTGTACCATATGATGCTACTGTAATTTACCTTTTAACATTTCAATGTCCTCACTCTCCAGTTCAGCCATCCATTTGGGTGGGGAATTGGTAATTGGCTGCAATGCAAAACAAGTAAATAAGATTGTGCATTCTCTCTGCCATGTAGGTCAATTCATTTATCAATGCTatagatcttttttttttttttacttacattTTTGCATGATGCAGCAAAATCTGCGACTCCTGGCACTGTGTGAGGGATGACAGCATGAAACAGGCAAACCAATCAAAACCAGGAATGAGTCAATTGCAATGATAGTCTTTATGAGGCTAACACAGAGAAGACACACTTACATTGCTCTGGCCATAGGTCAGGAGATGCTCTATCCAGCTTCTCAAAACTCAGCAGAGATGATTCAAAATCATCACCTTACAAAGTTGAAATGGAGATTTTAGTCATCATCAACAGATTGAACACTATTAAATATGAAAGTGTGCTGTACAAACTAAGTCAGAGCTTGCTAGCTACATCAACAGGGCTCATCTACAATACCTTGCTAGTGGTAATTGGATTTGAATTGAAAATAATGTTATGAAAGGGGTCATGATCCTTTCTTCTCAATATACAGTGAGATTGCATGTAGACTATTGCTTAAGGAACTAACGTTAGATAGTAGCTACCTAGTACCATAGTTAGACAGCTAGCTAGAAATATAGTTATTGTCAGATGTTTGACAGTATGGAAGTTATTTTTACTGTATTTCTAACATTAAATAGCTAGCTATCAGTTATTTTTCACCCATCCCTTGTTTATGTCACAACGCATTAGCTAGTTGGCTACGTTAACATTAGCTCACATTAATTAGTTAGAGCTACTGTTCCTTTGCTGGCCACCTAGCTAGGTCAGTGTCCATTTAAATGCACTTCAATTTATTGTTAAATTGGATAGGCCTAGCTAGCTAATGGTTGACAACCGGCATagctacactacatggccaaaatgttTGTATACActtgcttgtcaaacatctcattccaaaatcatgggcattaatatggagttggtccccactttgatgctataacagcctccagtcttctgggaaggctttccactagatgttggaacatcgctgcggggacttgcttccattcagccacaagagcattactgatgtttggcgattaggcctAGCTCACAGTCGGgattccaattcattccaaacgtgctagatggggttgaggtcagggctctgtggaggccagtcaagttcttccacaccgatctcatcaaaccacttctgtatggacctcgctttgtgcacaggggcattgtcatgctaaaacaggataggggcattccccaaactgttgccacaaagttggaagcatataatcatctagaatgtcattgtatgctgtagcgttaagatttcccttcactggaaataaggAGCTgagccagaaccatgaaaaacagccccagaccattattcctcctccaccaaactatacagttggcactatgcattcgggaaggtagcgttctcctggcatccttcaaacccagattagtctgttggactgtcagatggtgaagcgtgattcatcactccagatagtcctatggcagcgagctttacaccactccagccgacgcttggcattgggatcttaggcttgtgtgcggctgctcagccatggaaacccatttcatggagCTCCCGATTATTTTTTTTACGctctacgcacttcagcactcagtagtcccgttctgtgaacttttgtggcctaccactttgtggctgagccttTGTTGCGCCTAGTTTCCACTTTacattaacagcacttacagttgactggggcagctatAGCACTGCAGGGCAGAAACTTGAAAAaaggacttgttggaaaggtgccacattgcaagtcactgagctcttcagtgacGCCAttctgacaatgtttgtctatggggaTCGcaaggctgtgtgctcgattttatacacctgtcagcaacgggtgtggctgaaatagccgaatccagtaATTTGAAGGTCCACATAattttgtatatattgtgtacCTTAccaagtagctagctaactagctcgTTAACTGTtagttagctactgtagctaatgTAAGCTGTGTTATTTTGGTTTGGCAGACAAAAACATTTGTGTGAGCAAAGCCTGGTAAAAACAAAACGTGATGCATTATTTGTACAAAATATAAACTTTTATCAACTCAGAATGTTTCAGCAAATAGATAGGAAACATACACGTTGAATTAGCACCTCGCTCTCAAAATTTACATTTATACACCCAACAACAGAGTAAAGAATTAGAATTTACCTCCATTTGGAGACGCCATCTTTCGATCCACACACGTGATATAATGCAACCAATGGGTTGACGTGTCTGCACCAAGCTGCACTGCAAACTTCTGTCAACAGGTGGCACATGTATCACAGTGCCACATAAATTGCATCAAATATTCTTATCGATAAATCCGTCTCTAAGAAAAAAAGCTTTCCTACCTCCATCTGTGACTGTATGCTCAATTTcttgaaaaaaaatctagatgAAGCTCTGGGTGATTACATAGCAGTAATATTGATTCTACAAATATTGTCAGCCTGTTTCTATCTAGCCCTTGATaacgactctcagttccattacattacacacaaGAGTCCTTGGACAAAGGCAACTTCTGTACGGGGGATTTTGTTAAGACCCCCGACTCTCAAATCTTTACATTAACACGCGACGCTTGCAGAACCGTTTTTGAATCATTAGGACCTTATCAAACATACCATGAAGAAAAATGTTtgtgttcccacacggccatgTGTTACAGCGCTTGTTTAAAGAAAATAGACAAGACCAGAGGcgaccacctgtgctaattagctatctaaaTTAGTGTCCCCCGAACACTTGTGTAACTCGGAAGTGTAGTTTCGTCAGATGGAGGTACCCATAGCTGTATCTATCTGTGCAAAACTGCTACAGTCTGTGTATCTTTTTTATTTTAAGTATTCTTTCTCGCTGATGAAAGACAAGGTCCATATGTTTCGAAAGCGATGATAATTAGATAGTTTCTAAACGTTAAAACACAGTATTGTAGTTCACATGAGCCAGTCGTGGGCAAAGCTAACGGCTGaaaactgtagggagaaggcaaCATTTCTCAGAGTTTGAGAGATTGTTTCGACCTAGAAATAAATATGCATGCATGACATTGTGGTGCTTTTCTGTATTTGAGAAGTATGACGATCATGTCTGTAAACTTGTCACAAATGCAAAAAAAACGAATTATTAAAATCATACCCACACATGAAATAAGATCACAcattgcaaaaaatatatataggacATTGCAGGAGAAACAAAAGGCAATGAATGTGCACTATATACAAAGGTTGTTTTGGAGAGTTGTATTGAAAAGtaacagattcctttctttgagAAAGCAAAATgcggaacagacagtcattgaaaGCACAGTATCTTGCCAAAGATGTATACAATACTGTGCACACTAAGATCGAGAAAACATTACAAGATAATTTGATATAATGTAACGGAAACAGGTTAACTCATTCCCATCATAAAACTTTTAATTAGAATATTAGATTCTCATAAGTATTTAAAATTGATTTAGTCCCTAGGCACTTAGCTCATTATTGCAACTCAGTCAAGAAAAAACTAAAACATGTTAAGGCAGTACAATAGACATCATTAGACGTCACTAACGGTCTCAATTAAATAAACACATCATTCACACATTTCAACATCCACCTAATGCACATGAATGTATTTACCACGTTTATTTATCACGTTTTTATCTCCCAACACAAAAAGAGTAGGCTATGATTGTTAATAGTATATTCTGTTCTTAGTATTGTTTCACAATGCACTGCTGCGCAATTCAAGTGTAGAAAGTCACTAAAATATTCAGTTTTCAATGTTGAATTAAAACACTTAGAAATATTTGGACTTAACTGACTATAAAATACTTTAATGTTAAATATTTAACAATCCATAGCTATGCACATTATGAAAAATACTGAAGTTCACATAGTGTATAAGAAACAGACACTTGCATGTCTGCTAAAATACCACTGATACATCACTATGTCAGTCAGAACTCTCCCTGACTGTTCACCTGCCTAAAACTCCCAGGAGTCCATCCACTTCAGGCCAGCCATGGTACTATCAGGGTCATGGGCAAGCGGCCCTCTCATACCATAGGACAGAGGGTGAAACATGTAAAAGCTGCATGGtttagaaaggcagagagagaaacagatgtaAACTgaagatgagaagagagaacaaCCAATTTCAAAATTCATTTTTGGGTGTAGATGAACTATTGCACCAATGTCATACAGtgaatgtgatatatatatagcCAATAAAGCCAACAGAAAACTTCTGTTTACAATTTAAATCAGGTTCAAAGGCACAGAAGAGGTCTCATGTTTATCTCACCTATCAAGGATGGCCAGGAATAGCATTGCCTGTCCTCCTCTGAGCAGCCAGTCAGAATAGGGTGGGCGGAGCCATAGGTCAGCACTCTGCAGCAGGGTGTCCAAAGTAATCCCTGAGACAGAGATGACAATTCAAGATCTTTATAAATATAactggatttttatttatttcacctttatttaaccaggtaggctagttgagtgcaagttctcatttgcaactgcgacctggccaagataaagcaaagcagtgtgacacaagacaacaacacagagttacacatggagtaaacaataaacaagccaataacacaaacaagtctgacacagtagagaaaagaaagtcttatacagtgtgtgcaaaaggcatgaggaggtaggcaataaataggccataggagcgaataattacaatttagcagattaacaccggagtgataaatgagcagatgatgtgcaagtagagatactggtgtgcaaaagagcagaaaagtaaataaaataaaaacagtatggggatgtggtaggtagattgggtgggctatttacagatggactaagtacagctgcagtgatcggttagctgctcaga contains:
- the LOC100136175 gene encoding protein lin-52 homolog isoform X1, which translates into the protein MEKFAVQLGADTSTHWLHYITCVDRKMASPNGGDDFESSLLSFEKLDRASPDLWPEQLPGVADFAASCKNPITNSPPKWMAELESEDIEMLKELGSLTTANLMEKVKGLQNLAYQLGLEESREMTRGKFLNILERPKK
- the LOC100136175 gene encoding protein lin-52 homolog (The RefSeq protein has 1 substitution compared to this genomic sequence); its protein translation is MASPNGGDDFESSLLSFEKLDRASPDLWPEQLPGVADFAASCKNPITNSPPKWMAELESEDIEMLKKLGSLTTANLMEKVKGLQNLAYQLGLEESREMTRGKFLNILERPKK